A stretch of the Pedobacter sp. MC2016-14 genome encodes the following:
- a CDS encoding TlpA disulfide reductase family protein produces MIKRIGILLVAMFMMVAISSAQVKPFTLKGTITGKTAGKIYLGYEVNGKLNIDSTIVENGRFWFKGNIEGVTEAKVMVVKKPSRISDSFKLYISPGIQTLSINSDDLSNSTLSGTAVAEEMVNLKAFKADISPEFSKAMNNLEEAFFAYAKAQQNKADDATLNKLKNERDVLRNKVLPLNSLMQERECAYMDKYPSGYLTAFLLKENLNTPEASKRFNLLSAEVANSPIGRNIKKELDVIAGGAVGAMAPEFSSTELRGDKLSLSDYKGKYVLLDFWASWCVPCRAGNPHLLALYGKYKDKGFEIIGISDDDTAKPAWKKAIEDDKIGVWKHVLRGLKRLPDGGFDRSKAITTPYSVGSYPTKILIDNKGIIIGRYSGEDRGMDDLLEKIFK; encoded by the coding sequence ATGATAAAAAGAATAGGCATTTTGCTGGTGGCCATGTTTATGATGGTAGCTATTTCCAGTGCTCAGGTAAAACCCTTTACCCTTAAAGGCACAATAACCGGGAAAACTGCTGGTAAAATCTATCTCGGTTACGAGGTAAACGGCAAATTAAATATTGACAGTACAATCGTTGAAAACGGGAGGTTCTGGTTTAAAGGAAATATTGAGGGCGTGACTGAAGCAAAGGTGATGGTTGTAAAAAAGCCATCCAGGATAAGTGATTCCTTTAAGCTTTACATAAGTCCAGGAATACAAACGCTTTCCATCAATTCTGACGATCTTTCAAATTCAACCCTTAGCGGCACTGCTGTAGCCGAAGAAATGGTGAATTTGAAAGCATTTAAAGCCGATATTTCACCAGAATTTTCAAAAGCGATGAACAATTTGGAGGAGGCTTTTTTTGCCTACGCTAAGGCTCAGCAAAACAAAGCGGATGATGCAACCCTTAATAAGCTTAAGAACGAAAGGGATGTCTTAAGAAACAAAGTACTTCCACTAAATTCACTGATGCAGGAAAGGGAATGTGCATACATGGATAAATACCCCAGTGGCTACTTAACCGCATTTTTGTTAAAAGAGAATTTGAATACGCCTGAAGCCTCGAAGCGCTTTAATCTATTGTCAGCCGAGGTGGCCAATAGCCCAATTGGGAGAAATATAAAGAAGGAATTGGACGTAATTGCAGGGGGAGCTGTTGGTGCTATGGCTCCAGAATTTTCATCAACCGAACTTCGCGGTGATAAATTAAGTCTTTCTGATTATAAAGGAAAGTATGTACTGTTGGATTTTTGGGCTTCATGGTGTGTGCCTTGCAGGGCTGGAAATCCACATTTGTTGGCATTATACGGCAAGTACAAGGACAAAGGTTTTGAAATTATAGGTATATCTGACGATGATACTGCGAAACCCGCCTGGAAAAAGGCAATTGAGGATGATAAGATAGGAGTATGGAAACATGTGTTACGGGGATTAAAGAGATTGCCGGATGGAGGCTTCGATCGAAGTAAAGCAATTACAACTCCATATTCAGTCGGATCTTATCCAACAAAAATATTGATCGACAACAAGGGCATCATTATAGGCCGATATAGTGGGGAGGATCGTGGCATGGATGACTTGCTTGAAAAAATTTTTAAATAA
- a CDS encoding START-like domain-containing protein has protein sequence MSEKKKFTLEYELKSSPRILFSFISEPNGLSQWFADDVVFKDQVYIFSWDDEVQKAKLLSIKENKLVKFKWLDDEPHCYFEMEIIQDELTNDVALAITDFATEDTLKERTLIWDNQITYLHSVIGA, from the coding sequence ATGTCAGAAAAGAAAAAGTTCACATTAGAATATGAGTTAAAATCCTCACCACGAATATTGTTCTCGTTTATCAGTGAGCCGAATGGTCTGTCGCAATGGTTTGCCGATGATGTGGTATTTAAAGACCAGGTTTACATCTTTTCATGGGATGATGAGGTTCAAAAGGCCAAACTGCTTAGCATAAAGGAGAACAAACTAGTTAAATTTAAATGGCTGGATGACGAACCTCATTGCTATTTTGAAATGGAAATCATCCAGGACGAGCTAACCAATGACGTTGCACTGGCCATTACAGATTTTGCAACCGAGGATACCCTAAAGGAACGTACGTTGATCTGGGATAATCAAATAACTTACCTGCACAGTGTAATTGGTGCTTAA
- a CDS encoding LptF/LptG family permease, with product MKKIHLLLIKAFVKPFIVTFFIVMFILLMLFLFKYVDDLIGKGFEWYMILELMFYASAANVSMALPLAILLSSISTFGTLGENYELVAIKSAGISLRSAMKPLFICIIFIAIGSFLFSDYMLPKANLKFGSLLWDVRNKKLSFLIKEGVFNNSIPGYSIRVDKKYEDGRLEGIMIYDHSGNNGIAKIIIAKDGKMGKTADEKYLILKLNNGVRYEESAGKSTSYNPRQELYRMRFKETEQKFDFSSFKLGKTDENSFRGNTAMLNLKGLSRKADSLKRELDSINNFSNTVLASYYKQNNANKGYTKIVIPPKKIEGDILKTIPKNQQLGAVQSALDQAQSISQTLSNKVPDHDDRVKNIIKARVEYQRKFTLAVSCILLFFIGAPLGAIIRKGGLGLPVVMAIVFFLIYHIISTVAEKSANQGNINPILGIWLAIIVLSPLGAFLTYKATADSALFDIGAYKVFFANLFKKKSKGGQISS from the coding sequence TTGAAAAAGATTCATTTACTGCTGATCAAAGCATTTGTTAAACCGTTTATCGTCACATTTTTTATTGTGATGTTTATCCTTTTAATGCTTTTCCTTTTTAAATACGTAGACGATTTAATAGGAAAGGGCTTTGAATGGTATATGATTTTGGAGCTGATGTTTTACGCATCTGCTGCCAATGTTTCCATGGCTTTACCATTGGCCATTCTTTTGTCTTCTATCTCCACTTTTGGGACCCTGGGAGAAAACTATGAGCTGGTGGCCATTAAATCAGCTGGTATTTCTTTACGAAGTGCCATGAAGCCTTTGTTTATCTGTATTATATTCATCGCCATTGGCTCCTTTCTCTTTTCAGATTATATGCTGCCAAAAGCCAATCTGAAGTTCGGCTCCCTGCTTTGGGATGTTCGTAATAAAAAGCTCTCCTTTCTAATTAAAGAAGGTGTTTTCAATAACAGTATTCCCGGATATTCTATCAGGGTAGATAAAAAATACGAGGACGGTCGTTTAGAAGGCATCATGATTTACGACCACAGTGGAAACAACGGCATTGCTAAAATTATCATTGCAAAAGATGGTAAAATGGGTAAGACCGCTGATGAAAAATATTTAATTTTAAAGCTCAATAATGGTGTAAGGTACGAGGAATCTGCAGGTAAAAGCACTTCATATAACCCCAGGCAGGAACTCTATCGAATGCGTTTTAAAGAAACAGAACAGAAATTCGACTTCTCTAGTTTTAAGCTTGGCAAGACTGACGAGAATAGCTTTAGGGGCAATACCGCAATGCTAAACTTAAAAGGATTGAGCAGAAAAGCAGATTCGTTAAAGAGAGAGCTAGATAGTATAAACAATTTCTCCAATACCGTTTTGGCAAGTTATTACAAGCAAAACAATGCCAATAAAGGATATACCAAAATTGTTATTCCCCCAAAAAAAATAGAAGGAGATATTCTTAAAACCATTCCGAAGAACCAACAATTGGGCGCAGTACAGAGCGCACTGGATCAGGCGCAATCCATTAGCCAAACGTTGAGCAATAAGGTGCCAGATCATGACGATCGCGTAAAAAATATCATCAAAGCAAGAGTAGAATACCAGCGTAAATTTACCCTCGCCGTATCCTGTATCCTGCTGTTTTTTATCGGGGCGCCACTCGGGGCTATCATCAGAAAAGGTGGTTTGGGTTTGCCAGTAGTAATGGCTATCGTATTTTTCTTAATTTACCACATCATTTCTACCGTAGCAGAAAAGTCGGCAAATCAGGGCAACATCAATCCAATTCTGGGAATCTGGCTGGCCATCATAGTATTGAGCCCCTTGGGTGCATTTCTAACCTATAAAGCTACGGCAGATTCTGCGCTGTTCGATATCGGTGCTTACAAGGTGTTTTTTGCAAACCTCTTTAAAAAGAAATCAAAAGGTGGCCAGATCAGCAGCTAA
- a CDS encoding bifunctional 3,4-dihydroxy-2-butanone-4-phosphate synthase/GTP cyclohydrolase II: protein MDTILNTIEEAIADIKDGKIIIVVDDEDRENEGDFLTAAGNATPEVINFMATYGRGLICAPLTEQRCDELELELMVGKNTAAYETNFTVSVDLVGHGCTTGISASDRSKTILALVNPDTDPAELGRPGHIFPLRAKDGGVLRRSGHTEAAVDLAMLAGMEPAGVLVEIMKDDGEMARMPDLIKIAAQHQLKIISIKDLIAYRLSKESLIKQEVTVNLPTQWGDFKMTAYTQLDNGANHLALTKGEWKEDEPVLVRVHSSCVTGDIFGSCRCDCGPQLHKAMEMIQKEGKGIIVYMNQEGRGIGLINKLRSYNLQDAGFDTVEANIKLGFKGDERDYGVGAQILRDQGVTKMRLLSNNPTKRAGLIGYDLEIVENIAIEIESNVHNESYLKTKRDKMGHQIMKG, encoded by the coding sequence ATGGACACTATACTGAATACAATAGAAGAAGCTATTGCAGATATAAAAGATGGTAAAATCATAATTGTTGTTGATGATGAAGACAGGGAGAACGAAGGAGACTTCTTAACTGCCGCCGGCAACGCAACTCCAGAGGTGATTAACTTTATGGCTACCTATGGCCGCGGATTGATCTGTGCGCCTTTAACCGAGCAAAGATGTGATGAGTTGGAACTTGAGTTGATGGTGGGTAAAAACACTGCTGCTTATGAAACCAACTTTACGGTATCGGTTGACCTTGTAGGTCATGGTTGTACAACAGGTATCTCTGCCTCAGACCGCTCTAAAACAATATTGGCGCTGGTAAATCCAGATACTGACCCTGCAGAATTGGGCAGGCCGGGACACATTTTCCCATTGCGCGCTAAAGACGGCGGCGTATTGAGAAGGTCTGGACATACTGAAGCTGCGGTAGATTTGGCCATGCTTGCGGGTATGGAACCTGCTGGCGTACTGGTAGAGATTATGAAGGATGATGGTGAAATGGCACGCATGCCCGATTTGATTAAAATTGCAGCACAGCACCAGCTTAAAATTATCTCCATTAAAGATTTGATCGCTTACCGATTGAGTAAGGAGAGTTTGATTAAACAAGAGGTTACCGTAAACCTGCCTACCCAATGGGGAGATTTTAAAATGACGGCTTATACTCAGCTGGATAATGGCGCCAATCACCTGGCCTTAACAAAGGGAGAGTGGAAGGAAGATGAGCCCGTATTGGTACGTGTACATAGTTCTTGTGTAACAGGCGATATTTTTGGCTCATGCCGTTGTGATTGCGGGCCGCAGTTGCACAAAGCAATGGAGATGATTCAGAAAGAAGGTAAAGGCATCATTGTTTACATGAATCAGGAAGGTCGTGGTATAGGCCTGATCAATAAACTGAGGTCATATAACTTACAGGATGCTGGTTTTGATACGGTAGAAGCCAATATTAAATTGGGCTTTAAGGGAGACGAACGTGATTACGGCGTAGGGGCACAGATATTAAGAGATCAGGGGGTAACCAAAATGCGCCTGCTCTCTAATAATCCAACTAAACGTGCCGGCCTCATTGGCTACGATTTAGAGATTGTAGAAAACATTGCGATAGAGATAGAAAGTAATGTCCACAATGAGTCTTATTTAAAGACCAAAAGAGATAAAATGGGACACCAGATTATGAAAGGATAA
- a CDS encoding translocation/assembly module TamB domain-containing protein, with protein MLLVAIVLFSLQFRQVQTYVAKKATAYLSKELNTTVSLKSIYIKPFKSVVLEDLLVLDLQKDTLLSTPKFLVDLNVFSLKQRLIDVNTIQLNNGSFFLKSYKDKSTNLDFIIDYFSGSDTTTKKTAPKGKPYTVTFDRVILNNISFKYKNLKYADTVMNEVNFDDIQLTQLNGIFENLNTSDYILQANIKNLNFKEKSGFYLKNLSAFTTIDTNKIELEKLLLVTNQSRLSDYYLMRFSSFSDFNDYVNKVRMKGRFKNSHLSSRDVAYFAPELSKMKLDIDIDGEVTGLVNNLKAKKLSLKAGKATYIKGDFALKGLPDLEETFMDLKIDMAGTNKKDLDALLSSTTGKRVKLIPNIVNKFGNINFNGSFTGFQNDFIAYGEFKTKLGRLVSDVNMKINKKGVPAYSGNVKTYDFNIGDLLDEKTLGRVTAAVNIEGRGTEIKDLKEKINGDITYIDFNDYRYRNVKLNGTFDQKFFEGSLSINDKNVQLTFDGGVNLNPTLPVFAFNATIKNAKLKALKLFKDSLKVDAVFSTNFSGNNLNNIQGKLSIEKIRLDNVKGIYNIDSVQLRARGLGIDRELTVESDIFDASIKGQYDLNTLPSYYKALAKTYVPSLKTDIVKFGEQNFQFDLRIKRFEPIAELVAPGLNIEDQAILIGNFNSQQNIATLNGFVKKITYKGIVVNNLILDENTNNNQLQAIITSDRVDLNDSLYIKNVNISNILRNDSLALNLKLSNADDVNQLDLNGLVEFSADTTAKISILPSILKINSEEWAIQEKVRINFNDSKTEISNFDLSNGIQKLTIDGILSDDPEDMLTVGFNNFSLKTLNPFVKTLGVTLGGNLNGKTQLSNLLKSPVVKDDLKIDSLTFNDTYIGSLIETSSYDQDKNVANIFTQILNANKETFKIEGSLNLADKLIDLGVSMDDSELTVLEPFVKTLVSDLKGNINADLTVKGPFSKPEINGSLSLEKAQLTVNYLKTRYTISDDVAVENSVIKINDLKLKDIDNNEAIANGTVDLNNIDNPDLDINVDATRFMALNTTAKDNAIYYGQAYATGNFKFKGPTNRMFIGIDAKTEKGTVFNLPLNSSETVTSKDFITFLSKDTANTVKKATSFDGLTMSFKLQVDPNSTANIYTTLGNLSGKGNGDLNLEINSLGDFEMQGDYIIESGSFDFTAQEVINKKFTIRQGGTIRWTGNPTAAQIQLKAIYALRANLSDLYTAANRDRSSNANERVSTEVEMGLSGLLLKPDIKLDIFFPSNPAIKEELQAYFNDENNLNLQAFSLIIRRSFAPGTGAANLGEQLTSGVTSTATELLFNQFNNVLSSLNLDFVDINIRSLSEANASFKFFNDRIILNAGIVDRRSTSDLSPIGFTKNNVGSEVEILALIKKDGSLIGKLANKPPTQQSIFTNSGINQNTNVTSLGLIYTQQFDNFREFLQKISGQYKRNQKKKQEEEAKKDAIPPAQRKDMIIETLKKSKK; from the coding sequence TTGCTGCTGGTTGCAATTGTCTTATTCTCCCTGCAATTCAGGCAGGTGCAGACTTATGTAGCTAAAAAGGCAACAGCTTACCTTTCCAAAGAGCTTAATACTACCGTTTCTTTAAAAAGCATTTACATCAAACCTTTTAAATCTGTTGTACTGGAAGATTTATTGGTACTGGACTTACAGAAGGATACTTTATTGAGTACACCGAAGTTTTTGGTAGACCTGAATGTCTTTTCTTTAAAGCAGCGGCTTATTGATGTAAACACCATTCAACTCAACAATGGCTCTTTTTTCCTCAAATCTTATAAAGATAAATCTACCAACCTGGATTTCATCATAGATTATTTCAGCGGTTCTGACACGACTACTAAAAAAACAGCGCCTAAGGGCAAGCCGTATACCGTTACTTTTGACAGGGTGATATTAAACAACATCAGCTTTAAATACAAAAACCTAAAATATGCGGATACGGTGATGAATGAAGTAAATTTCGACGATATCCAGCTTACACAGCTTAACGGGATTTTCGAGAACCTGAACACTTCAGACTATATCCTGCAAGCCAACATTAAAAATCTGAATTTCAAAGAGAAAAGTGGTTTTTACCTTAAAAACCTTTCCGCTTTTACCACTATAGACACCAATAAAATAGAATTGGAAAAACTGTTACTGGTTACTAACCAGAGCAGGTTAAGCGACTACTACCTGATGCGCTTTAGCAGTTTTAGCGATTTTAATGATTATGTGAACAAGGTAAGGATGAAAGGCAGGTTCAAAAACAGTCACCTTTCTTCAAGAGATGTCGCTTATTTTGCGCCTGAACTGAGTAAAATGAAGCTGGACATTGATATTGATGGTGAAGTTACTGGCCTTGTAAACAATTTAAAAGCCAAAAAGCTTTCTTTAAAAGCGGGTAAAGCAACTTATATTAAAGGTGATTTTGCCTTAAAGGGCCTTCCTGATTTAGAGGAAACTTTTATGGACCTTAAAATTGACATGGCCGGCACCAATAAAAAGGACCTTGATGCCTTGTTAAGCAGTACCACTGGTAAACGGGTAAAACTGATCCCTAACATCGTCAACAAATTTGGCAACATCAATTTTAACGGCTCCTTTACTGGCTTTCAAAATGACTTTATTGCTTATGGTGAGTTTAAAACCAAATTGGGAAGATTGGTCTCGGATGTAAACATGAAGATCAATAAAAAAGGTGTGCCAGCTTACTCTGGAAATGTAAAAACCTACGACTTTAATATTGGCGACTTGCTGGACGAAAAAACACTCGGCAGGGTTACCGCAGCGGTTAACATAGAAGGCAGGGGTACAGAGATTAAAGACCTGAAAGAAAAAATAAATGGCGACATCACCTATATAGATTTTAACGACTACCGTTACCGAAATGTTAAGCTAAACGGTACGTTTGATCAGAAATTCTTTGAGGGCAGCCTCAGCATTAACGATAAAAATGTACAGTTGACTTTTGATGGCGGCGTAAATTTAAATCCAACATTACCTGTCTTTGCTTTTAATGCCACCATTAAAAACGCAAAGCTTAAAGCCCTTAAACTATTTAAGGACTCTTTGAAAGTGGACGCTGTTTTTAGCACTAATTTTTCTGGCAATAACCTGAACAACATTCAAGGAAAACTCTCTATTGAAAAGATCAGGCTAGACAATGTTAAAGGCATTTACAACATTGATTCGGTACAATTACGAGCCCGTGGCCTGGGTATTGACAGGGAGCTTACTGTAGAATCGGATATTTTTGATGCCAGCATTAAAGGTCAATACGATTTAAATACACTTCCTTCTTACTATAAAGCTTTGGCAAAAACCTATGTACCTTCCTTAAAGACGGACATTGTAAAGTTTGGGGAACAGAATTTCCAGTTTGACCTTAGGATTAAACGTTTTGAACCCATTGCGGAACTTGTGGCTCCCGGACTTAATATCGAAGATCAGGCGATACTGATTGGTAATTTCAATTCGCAACAAAATATTGCTACGCTAAACGGGTTTGTAAAGAAAATCACCTACAAAGGCATCGTAGTTAACAACCTGATCCTGGACGAAAACACCAACAATAATCAGCTGCAGGCCATTATTACCTCAGACCGTGTAGACCTCAACGATAGTTTATACATCAAGAACGTCAACATCTCCAACATTTTAAGAAATGACAGTCTCGCGCTCAACTTAAAGTTATCCAACGCTGATGACGTGAACCAGTTGGATTTAAACGGCCTGGTAGAGTTTTCTGCAGATACCACAGCTAAAATCAGCATCCTGCCTTCTATCTTAAAAATCAACAGTGAGGAATGGGCCATTCAGGAAAAGGTACGCATCAATTTTAACGACTCTAAAACCGAAATCAGCAATTTTGACCTCAGTAATGGCATACAGAAACTGACCATTGATGGGATTTTATCTGATGACCCTGAAGACATGCTAACTGTTGGCTTTAATAACTTTAGCCTGAAAACGCTTAATCCTTTTGTGAAAACACTTGGGGTTACGCTTGGAGGAAACCTAAACGGAAAAACCCAATTGAGCAACCTGCTTAAGTCTCCCGTGGTCAAAGACGATTTAAAGATTGATTCGTTAACCTTCAATGACACCTATATTGGGAGCCTGATTGAAACCTCTTCTTACGACCAGGACAAAAATGTGGCTAATATTTTTACCCAAATCTTAAATGCCAACAAGGAAACTTTTAAAATTGAGGGGAGCTTAAATTTGGCTGATAAGCTGATTGATTTGGGTGTAAGTATGGATGATAGTGAACTCACCGTACTGGAACCTTTTGTAAAAACACTGGTATCGGACTTAAAAGGGAATATCAATGCGGACTTAACAGTTAAAGGCCCATTTTCTAAACCTGAGATCAATGGGTCGTTATCACTGGAGAAAGCACAACTTACCGTAAACTATCTTAAAACCAGATACACCATCTCTGATGATGTTGCTGTTGAAAATAGTGTAATTAAAATCAACGACCTTAAACTGAAGGATATTGACAACAATGAAGCCATAGCAAATGGAACGGTTGATCTTAACAACATTGACAATCCTGATTTAGACATTAATGTTGATGCCACCCGGTTTATGGCCTTAAACACAACAGCTAAAGACAATGCGATTTATTATGGGCAGGCCTACGCTACGGGTAACTTTAAATTTAAAGGGCCTACTAACCGCATGTTTATTGGTATTGATGCTAAAACGGAGAAGGGCACTGTATTTAACTTGCCTTTAAACAGCTCTGAAACAGTGACCAGCAAAGATTTCATTACTTTTTTGAGCAAAGATACCGCCAATACCGTAAAAAAAGCCACCAGCTTTGACGGTTTAACAATGAGCTTTAAACTGCAGGTTGACCCCAACAGTACGGCCAATATTTATACTACACTGGGCAACCTTAGCGGCAAGGGAAATGGCGACCTGAACCTGGAAATTAATAGTCTGGGTGATTTTGAAATGCAGGGCGATTACATCATTGAATCTGGTAGTTTTGATTTCACAGCACAGGAGGTTATCAATAAAAAATTTACGATCCGTCAGGGTGGAACCATCCGCTGGACAGGCAATCCTACTGCAGCACAAATTCAGCTTAAAGCCATTTATGCGCTCAGGGCAAACTTAAGTGATTTATATACGGCAGCAAACCGCGACCGGAGTAGCAATGCAAATGAACGGGTATCTACAGAAGTAGAAATGGGCCTATCCGGCTTACTCTTAAAGCCAGATATTAAACTGGATATCTTTTTCCCTTCCAACCCTGCCATTAAAGAAGAGCTGCAGGCTTATTTTAATGATGAGAACAACCTGAACCTTCAGGCTTTTAGTTTGATCATTAGAAGGAGTTTTGCACCTGGTACAGGTGCGGCAAATTTGGGCGAGCAATTGACCTCTGGTGTAACGAGTACGGCCACTGAACTGCTCTTTAATCAGTTTAACAATGTGCTTTCTTCTTTAAACCTGGACTTTGTAGACATCAACATCAGGTCTTTAAGTGAGGCCAATGCTTCTTTTAAGTTTTTTAACGACAGGATCATTTTGAATGCGGGTATTGTAGACAGAAGAAGTACGAGTGACCTCTCACCTATTGGGTTTACCAAAAATAATGTGGGTAGCGAGGTAGAGATTCTGGCCCTGATTAAAAAGGATGGAAGTTTAATTGGTAAGCTGGCCAATAAGCCACCAACGCAGCAAAGTATTTTTACCAATTCTGGTATTAACCAAAATACCAATGTCACTTCATTGGGTCTGATTTACACGCAACAGTTTGATAACTTCAGGGAATTTTTGCAAAAGATAAGCGGTCAGTACAAACGGAATCAAAAGAAAAAGCAGGAGGAAGAGGCTAAAAAAGATGCCATTCCACCTGCTCAACGCAAAGACATGATCATTGAAACATTAAAGAAGAGCAAAAAATAA
- the tsaD gene encoding tRNA (adenosine(37)-N6)-threonylcarbamoyltransferase complex transferase subunit TsaD: MSVILAIESSCDETSVAVCNNGKITANVIANQTIHQNYGGVIPELASRVHQQNIIPVVQQALIDANVSKKDINAVAFTRGPGLLGALLVGVSFAKSFALALDLPLIAVNHMHAHILAHFIEDPKPTFPFLCLTVSGGHTQIVIVRDFDQMEIIGETMDDAAGEAFDKTAKILNLPYPGGPLIDKHAKNGNPLAYTFPVPQIKNFDYSFSGFKTAILYFIRDKVKENPNFIEENLDDICASVQHSIVNILLIKLKKAALEYGIKDIAIAGGVSANSGLRATLQEEAKKLGWNVFIPAFEYCTDNAAMIAIAGHYKFMKNDFVGQDVAPASRMEF, encoded by the coding sequence GTGTCTGTAATACTTGCTATCGAATCTTCTTGTGATGAAACTTCAGTTGCTGTCTGTAACAACGGCAAAATTACTGCCAATGTTATCGCAAACCAAACTATTCATCAAAATTATGGTGGTGTAATTCCAGAGTTAGCCTCCAGGGTACACCAGCAAAACATCATTCCCGTTGTGCAACAAGCATTAATCGATGCTAATGTAAGTAAAAAGGACATCAATGCAGTAGCTTTTACACGCGGTCCTGGTTTATTGGGTGCTTTATTGGTGGGGGTTTCTTTTGCAAAATCATTTGCACTGGCGCTTGATCTGCCTTTGATTGCTGTAAACCATATGCATGCACATATTCTGGCCCATTTTATTGAAGATCCAAAACCTACTTTTCCATTCTTATGTCTCACTGTTTCTGGTGGACACACACAGATTGTGATTGTGAGGGATTTTGATCAGATGGAAATTATAGGAGAGACGATGGACGATGCAGCGGGAGAAGCTTTTGATAAAACGGCCAAGATCCTGAATTTGCCTTATCCTGGTGGACCTTTGATAGACAAGCATGCAAAAAACGGGAATCCCCTTGCTTATACTTTCCCTGTGCCGCAGATCAAGAACTTTGATTATAGTTTTAGTGGATTCAAAACCGCTATCTTATATTTTATCAGGGACAAAGTAAAAGAAAACCCTAACTTTATTGAGGAAAACCTGGATGATATTTGTGCATCCGTTCAGCACAGCATTGTGAATATTCTACTGATCAAGCTAAAAAAGGCTGCATTAGAATATGGGATTAAGGATATTGCCATTGCGGGCGGTGTATCAGCAAATAGTGGACTGCGCGCTACCTTGCAGGAAGAGGCTAAAAAGTTAGGATGGAATGTATTTATTCCCGCTTTTGAATACTGTACCGACAACGCGGCTATGATTGCCATTGCGGGGCATTATAAGTTTATGAAAAATGATTTTGTAGGCCAGGATGTGGCGCCTGCATCAAGAATGGAGTTTTAA
- the recA gene encoding recombinase RecA — MNPNAEKLKALQLTLDKLEKSYGKGAVMKLGDAAIESIEAISTGSIGLDIALGIGGVPKGRVIEIYGPESSGKTTLATHIIAEAQKKGGMAAFIDAEHAFDKFYAKKLGVDVDNLLIAQPDNGEQALEIAENLIRSGAIDVIIIDSVAALVPKAEIEGEMGDSKMGLQARLMSQALRKLTGTIAKTGCCCIFINQLREKIGVMFGNPETTTGGNALKFYASVRLDIRRTSQIKDADEVSGNRVKVKIVKNKVAPPFRLAEFDIMFGQGISKVGEIIDLGVDFNIIKKAGSWFSYGDTKLGQGRDAVKTLLLDNPELADEIEAKIRVEVTGEKLEEKS, encoded by the coding sequence ATGAATCCAAACGCAGAGAAATTAAAAGCATTACAACTTACGCTTGATAAGTTGGAAAAATCTTACGGTAAAGGCGCTGTAATGAAACTTGGTGATGCAGCAATTGAATCTATAGAGGCGATCTCCACAGGTTCTATTGGCTTAGACATTGCTTTAGGTATAGGCGGCGTGCCTAAAGGCAGGGTAATTGAAATTTACGGACCGGAGTCTTCTGGTAAAACTACCTTAGCCACTCATATTATTGCTGAAGCGCAAAAGAAAGGTGGAATGGCTGCATTTATTGATGCGGAGCATGCCTTTGATAAATTTTACGCAAAAAAGCTTGGTGTTGATGTAGATAATCTATTGATTGCACAGCCTGATAACGGAGAACAAGCTTTAGAAATTGCAGAAAACCTGATCCGTTCTGGCGCTATTGATGTAATCATTATTGACTCTGTTGCGGCATTGGTACCTAAAGCAGAGATTGAAGGTGAAATGGGTGATTCTAAAATGGGTCTTCAGGCTCGCTTAATGTCACAAGCTTTGCGTAAGTTAACCGGAACAATTGCTAAAACAGGATGCTGCTGTATTTTCATCAACCAGTTGCGTGAAAAAATCGGGGTAATGTTTGGAAATCCTGAAACCACTACTGGTGGTAACGCACTTAAGTTTTATGCTTCTGTACGTTTAGACATCAGAAGAACTTCACAGATTAAAGATGCGGACGAAGTTTCCGGAAACAGGGTAAAAGTAAAAATTGTTAAAAATAAAGTTGCTCCTCCTTTCCGACTGGCAGAATTTGACATCATGTTCGGCCAAGGGATCTCTAAAGTAGGAGAAATCATTGACCTTGGTGTAGATTTTAACATCATCAAAAAAGCTGGCTCATGGTTCTCTTATGGAGATACTAAACTGGGACAGGGACGTGATGCTGTTAAAACTTTATTGCTGGACAATCCTGAACTTGCTGACGAGATTGAAGCTAAAATCAGGGTAGAGGTAACAGGCGAAAAATTAGAAGAGAAAAGCTAA